From the genome of Vicia villosa cultivar HV-30 ecotype Madison, WI linkage group LG2, Vvil1.0, whole genome shotgun sequence, one region includes:
- the LOC131652716 gene encoding zinc finger CCCH domain-containing protein 41-like, protein MELKASSPKPESVAPSDCASDPEEKEVSDDDDDDRNHKHRRKEGHSQSLERDVFDPAINRPFRKRNKNFGNRHPFRDNESMAFETLKSYSDATTDKDFYSKFERRRPGMTSIPRTPFDMNQRLRPNQSFAGDPGAGRGRGRESGFWNHRESRFSSIDVASQMVQQGSFPPALYTGRGLPNISNAQNASWNTFGLIPAVPNGGLDMLHPMGLQGALRPPINSSLNANIPRQRCRDFEERGFCLRGDMCPMEHGVNRIVIEDVQSLSQFNLPVSLSSAHLIGAPAGAGSLHSVNASTASMNSKCKPGIISKSAVNDVGLPMDGEYPGPGCTSGADLYDPDQPLWNDRGLESSNALLNMQSSKIVDDAEPMSCDAPNSVCPVEATRTSVSFQGASASVWGRIGSSKSRVGTKEKSNPTMSSFHFPDNQSKEDTDELIGSHSASSQGNQIIADDAIPRALEASLKAQADMRSIRRPSQKALRTLFVNGIPHKINRRESLLAHFQKFGEVTDIHIPINSERAFVQFSKREEAEAALKAPDAVMGNRFIKMWWANRDCVRNDNSTASGNGATVTPRGQPPTFFPSHPVATDRRTDASRTMFDGSSPLDLSKPVIADAPKVAPPSQRKLESLEHLREQMRKKQEILDQKRNEFKRRLNKFAKQATGPKGEVVTEQSAKRLKTSMASDVVKLASPQSSDADIGMSSPHAETTVDKNKQLVKTASQSPKANTPMRLQEPTGLRQSIQPSVPVNRYKLDNRPTAFRIIPPLPVGLANVAALKEHFLPYGELSTVELEDVEVNDSIEQEAHLNFTTRGAAEQAFIKGKCWKDHNLKFTWLAPTNSGNGNATVSRERSLSAPPREPLDTEGQSEEKLGNSVNHESIVSDGEHKYSETKSPSGLTKKEQDEDLQCTTSRVSSAEQSPKDNVC, encoded by the exons ATGGAGCTTAAAGCTTCATCTCCAAAACCAGAGTCTGTCGCGCCATCGGATTGCGCCAGTGATCCCGAAGAGAAGGAAGTGAGCGATGACGATGACGATGATAGGAATCATAAGCATCGGAGGAAGGAAGGTCATTCTCAGTCATTGGAGAGAGATGTTTTCGATCCTGCAATTAACAGACCATTCAGAAAGCGTAACAAAAATTTTGGGAACCGTCATCCATTTAGAGATAATGAATCTATGGCCTTTGAAACACTGAAATCTTACAGCGATGCCACCACAGATAAAGATTTTTATTCCAAGTTCGAAAGAAGGCGCCCTGGGATGACTTCAATTCCTCGAACACCTTTTGATATGAATCAAAGGTTACGACCAAACCAATCATTTGCTGGAGATCCTGGCGCTGGTAGGGGAAGAGGCAGGGAATCTGGTTTTTGGAATCATCGTGAATCTAGGTTCAGCTCAATTGATGTTGcttctcaaatggttcagcaggGATCCTTTCCTCCAGCCCTTTATACTGGACGTGGGTTACCAAATATATCAAATGCACAAAATGCATCTTGGAATACATTTGGTTTAATTCCAGCCGTACCCAACGGTGGCTTAGACATGCTTCATCCAATGGGTTTACAAGGAGCGCTCAGACCACCTATTAATTCATCTTTAAATGCGAATATTCCTCGTCAACGATGCAGAGATTTTGAGGAACGTGGATTTTGCCTGAGGGGGGACATGTGCCCTATGGAACATGGTGTTAATCGAATTGTCATTGAAGATGTTCAG AGTCTTTCACAGTTCAACCTTCCTGTTTCGCTTTCAAGTGCACACCTAATTGGAGCACCTGCTGGAGCTGGATCACTACATTCAGTAAATGCTTCAACCGCTTCAATGAACAGCAAATGTAAACCTGGAATTATTTCCAAGTCCGCTGTCAATGATGTTGGTTTGCCGATGGATGGTGAATATCCTGGTCCAGGTTGCACAAGTGGAGCTGATCTTTATGATCCAGATCAACCACTGTGGAATGATAGGGGTCTGGAATCTTCAAATGCACTCCTAAATATGCAGTCATCAAAGATTGTTGATGATGCCGAGCCTATGTCTTGTGATGCTCCAAATAGTGTTTGTCCAGTCGAAGCTACCAGAACCTCAGTCAGTTTTCAGGGTGCCAGTGCATCTGTCTGGGGCAGAATTGGTAGTTCAAAAAGTAGAGTTGGCACGAAAGAAAAATCTAACCCTACAATGAGCTCTTTCCATTTTCCCGATAATCAATCAAAGGAAGATACTGATGAATTAATAGGTTCTCACAGCGCCTCCAGTCAAGGTAACCAAATCATAGCAGATGATGCCATCCCAAGAGCCTTGGAAGCATCTTTGAAGGCACAGGCTGATATGCGTAGCATACGTAGACCATCACAGAAGGCATTGCGTACTCTATTTGTAAATGGGATACCTCATAAGATTAACAGGAGGGAATCTCTTCTTGCTCATTTTCAGAAGTTTGGGGAAGTTACCGACATTCATATTCCAATAAACAGTGAACGAGCTTTTGTCCAATTCTCCAAGAGGGAAGAGGCTGAAGCTGCTCTGAAGGCACCTGATGCTGTAATGGGCAATCGTTTCATCAAGATGTGGTGGGCCAATCGTGACTGTGTTCGTAATGATAATTCTACTGCAAGTGGGAATGGTGCAACTGTAACTCCCCGCGGGCAACCACCAACTTTCTTTCCATCTCATCCAGTGGCCACTGATAGGAGAACTGATGCTTCAAGGACTATGTTTGATGGATCATCACCGTTGGATTTATCAAAGCCAGTCATTGCAGATGCACCCAAGGTTGCGCCTCCTTCGCAGAGGAAGCTTGAAAGCTTAGAGCATCTAAGGGAACAAATGCGCAAGAAGCAGGAAATTCTGGACCAAAAGCGTAACGAGTTCAAGCGCCGGTTGAACAAATTTGCGAAACAA GCTACAGGACCCAAGGGTGAAGTTGTTACCGAGCAATCTGCCAAGAGACTTAAAACAAGCATGGCGTCTGATGTAGTCAAACTGGCTTCTCCTCAATCGTCTGATGCTGATATTGGTATGTCATCTCCACATGCAGAGACAACAGTGGATAAGAATAAACAGTTGGTCAAGACTGCTTCTCAAAGTCCTAAAGCAAATACACCAATGAGACTACAAGAACCTACAGGCTTGAGGCAGTCAATTCAACCATCAGTGCCTGTCAATAGATACAAATTGGATAACCGTCCCACTGCATTTAGAATCATCCCACCTTTGCCAGTTGGTCTAGCAAAT GTTGCTGCGTTGAAGGAACACTTCTTACCATATGGTGAACTTTCCACTGTAGAGCTAGAAGATGTGGAAGTCAATGACAGTATTGAGCAAGAGGCACATCTAAATTTTACTACTCGTGGAGCAGCTGAGCAGGCCTTTATAAAAGGTAAATGCTGGAAAGATCATAACCTTAAATTCACGTGGTTGGCACCTACCAATTCTGGCAATGGCAATGCCACTGTTAGTAGAGAACGTTCTCTATCTGCTCCTCCCAGGGAGCCTTTGGATACAGAAGGTCAATCTGAAGAAAAGTTGGGAAACTCTGtaaaccatgaatcaattgtGTCTGACGGTGAGCATAAATATTCTGAAACTAAAAGTCCTTCGGGGCTTACGAAAAAGGAACAAGATGAAGATCTCCAGTGTACCACCAGTCGAGTGTCTTCGGCCGAACAGTCACCAAAGGACAATGTCTGTTGA
- the LOC131647222 gene encoding pentatricopeptide repeat-containing protein At5g40400-like, producing the protein MIPRPSNSIYSLSHLIFTKNSSFFYSSSSSSLITLHDSDSKPVSSPFYNLLPPTQNPNNIVNLISSLLKQKSSHLSLFQNEIKEILPHLGSHEISRVLLRCQSDHSSALTFFNWVKNDLSITHSVQNYCIIVHILAWSQVFSQAMKLLSELIQLNVPDEDIYKSLIGCTEDCNWNPVIFDMLIKAYVKLGMVEKGLETFRKNVEACFVPNVVACNCLLNGLVKFNYIDECWEVYEEMGRLGLHRNVYTFNIMTHVLCRDGDTDKVNGFLEKMEEEGFEPDLVTYNTLINGYCRKRRLEDAFYLYKIMCIRGVVPNLISYSALMNGLCKEGKTKEAHQLFNQMVQKGIDPDIVSYNTLVSGYCKEGKMQMCRSLLHEMIGIGIRPDSVTCRIVFQGYAKEGKLLSALNLVAELQRFGVAIPENLYDYLLVALCKEGRPFAARSFLIRISQDGYVPEMSTYIKLVESLCRFNNVDEALILKSEMTKKSMKLNLTTYKAIISCLSRLKRTSEAEGLLKEMVSFGILPDLEIERALINGYCEENDVEKAVSLLKFFAEEFQVYDTVSYNAIVKVFCEGGNVAELMELQDKLVKIGFVPNSLTCKYVIRGLQKDMELDDDKLDHNMLEV; encoded by the coding sequence ATGATTCCTCGCCCCTCAAATTCAATCTATTCCCTTTCTCACTTAATTTTCACTAAAAActcttctttcttttattcttcttCGTCCTCTTCTCTAATCACTCTCCATGATTCTGACTCAAAACCAGTTTCAAGTCCTTTTTACAATCTTCTTCCACCGACCCAAAACCCCAACAACATTGTAAACCTCATTTCTTCACTCCTCAAGCAGAAAAGTTCCCATCTTTCCCTTTTTCAGAACGAAATCAAAGAGATTCTTCCTCACCTGGGTTCCCATGAAATTTCTAGGGTTTTGCTTAGATGCCAATCTGATCACTCTTCAGCACTCACATTTTTCAATTGGGTTAAAAACGATTTGAGTATCACACATAGTGTGCAAAATTATTGCATAATTGTTCACATTCTTGCTTGGTCTCAAGTTTTCTCTCAAGCTATGAAATTGTTGTCTGAATTGATACAATTGAATGTTCCTGATGAGGATATTTATAAGAGTTTGATTGGTTGCACTGAGGATTGTAATTGGAATCCTGTGATATTTGATATGCTTATTAAGGCTTATGTGAAGTTAGGTATGGTTGAGAAGGGTTTGGAAACTTTTAGGAAAAATGTTGAGGCTTGTTTTGTTCCTAATGTTGTTGCTTGTAATTGTTTGTTGAATGGTTTGGTGAAGTTTAATTATATTGATGAATGTTGGGAAGTGTATGAAGAAATGGGAAGACTTGGATTACATAGGAATGTTTATACATTCAATATTATGACGCATGTTTTGTGTCGAGATGGAGATACCGATAAAGTGAACGGATTTCTTGAGAAGATGGAGGAGGAAGGATTTGAACCGGATTTGGTTACGTATAACACACTAATTAATGGCTATTGTAGGAAAAGAAGGTTGGAGGATGCTTTTTATCTTTACAAGATTATGTGCATTAGAGGCGTGGTTCCTAATTTGATTTCGTATAGTGCGTTGATGAATGGTCTTTGTAAAGAAGGGAAGACCAAGGAGGCTCATCAGCTTTTTAATCAGATGGTTCAGAAAGGAATTGATCCGGACATTGTGTCATATAATACTCTTGTATCCGGTTATTGCAAAGAAGGTAAGATGCAAATGTGTAGGTCACTATTGCACGAAATGATAGGAATCGGGATTCGTCCCGACAGTGTCACGTGTAGGATTGTCTTTCAAGGATATGCAAAGGAGGGGAAGCTTTTGTCGGCATTGAATTTGGTTGCAGAACTTCAGAGGTTTGGAGTTGCAATTCCTGAAAATTTATATGATTATCTCTTAGTTGCATTGTGTAAAGAAGGTCGGCCATTTGCGGCTCGAAGTTTTCTGATAAGGATATCTCAAGACGGTTATGTGCCTGAAATGAGTACTTACATTAAACTTGTAGAGTCTCTATGTAGATTCAATAATGTAGACGAAGCGCTGATTTTGAAATCCGAGATGACAAAAAAGAGTATGAAACTGAATCTCACTACCTATAAAGCTATCATAAGCTGCTTGAGTAGACTAAAAAGGACTTCAGAAGCTGAAGGCTTGTTGAAAGAAATGGTTAGTTTTGGTATTTTACCCGATTTAGAAATAGAGAGAGCATTAATAAATGGTTATTGTGAAGAAAATGATGTTGAAAAAGCTGTGTCGTTGTTGAAATTTTTTGCCGAGGAGTTTCAAGTTTATGATACCGTTAGCTACAATGCGATTGTTAAAGTTTTTTGTGAGGGTGGTAATGTGGCTGAGTTGATGGAACTTCAAGATAAGCTTGTCAAGATAGGTTTTGTTCCAAATAGTTTAACATGCAAGTATGTTATCCGAGGATTGCAGAAAGATATGGAACTCGACGACGATAAATTGGACCACAACATGCTTGAAGTCTAA